In a genomic window of Thermodesulfatator atlanticus DSM 21156:
- a CDS encoding FAD-dependent oxidoreductase — protein sequence MGKGSVLIVGGGIAGVQAALDLSASGFFVYLVEARPAIGGVMAQLDKTFPTNDCSMCILSPKLVEVSRNQNIRLLTLIEVLEVSGSPGEFFVKLRRNPRYVDESKCIACGECAAKCPKKVPNEFDKGLSFRKAIYLLYPQAVPLKYSVDPKHCIAIRKPGRCGFCQKACPNGAIDFSQKIEELELKVGAILLAPGFDTFDPSGLDQYCYGRLPQVMTAHEFERLLSASGPTRGDLKRLFDGKTPRKIAWVQCVGSRDINRAQVPYCSSICCMYALKQAVIAKEHAKEELSTTIFYMDMRTMGKGFEEYLERAKEQGVRLVRSRIHSILPHLDSVLIHYLDEKGSCHDELFDLVILSVGIRPHQSLYNIAKASQAELDSFGFLKESLLESRPGIFVCGEASGPKDIPDTVAEASASAARAQALLADARFQETQEKAYPPERFVFPEPPRIGVFVCHCGLNIASVVNVNEVARFAAHLPDVCHVEDNLFTCAEDTVQKIIKAIKEKALNRIVVAACTPRTHEPLFQETLRAAGLNSELFEMANIRDQDSWVHPETPDKATQKAKELVAMAVNRVRLKRPVSAQRVEVINRGLVVGGGLAGMQAALSLAEQGFPVTLVEEKEILGGYALRVPRTVYGKRLPDLALALAEKVSHHPLIDLRLKTSVIDVSGSVGQFKTKLSDGTAVEHGIAILATGAHPYIPHGPYSFGYGQSENIKISLELNELIKTHPEKIKSLREVIFVQCVGSRIPERPYCSRVCCTQTVEQIITLKEINPKLKIFVLYRDMRTYGKNEILYQKARELGAVFIRYDLDSLPEVSPGKTLRLSVFEPVIKKTLELCPDLLVLATAVIPNESGIAVAKLFKCATTPQGFMLEAHQKLRPVDFATEGVFMAGLCHYPKSAEESLRQALAAAARSATILAKKELPLEPLVAETDPRKCSACGQCVAVCPYQAIHLEETKPFGRVSVVNTSLCKGCGNCTASCRSGAIRLKNIDEEIVIASIEAAFGRLWY from the coding sequence ATGGGAAAAGGCTCTGTCCTTATTGTTGGTGGTGGTATTGCAGGTGTTCAAGCTGCACTTGATCTTTCAGCCTCTGGTTTTTTTGTCTATCTCGTTGAAGCGCGTCCTGCCATTGGCGGCGTTATGGCCCAGCTTGATAAGACTTTTCCCACCAACGATTGCTCCATGTGTATTCTTTCGCCCAAGCTTGTTGAAGTTTCTCGCAACCAAAACATCAGACTCTTAACCCTTATCGAAGTCCTTGAAGTTTCAGGCTCCCCTGGTGAATTTTTCGTAAAACTCAGGCGTAATCCGCGCTATGTTGATGAATCTAAATGCATTGCTTGTGGCGAATGTGCTGCCAAATGTCCTAAAAAGGTTCCCAACGAATTTGATAAAGGGCTTTCTTTTCGCAAAGCCATCTACCTGCTTTATCCCCAGGCGGTACCGCTTAAGTACTCCGTTGATCCAAAGCACTGCATTGCCATCAGAAAGCCCGGCCGCTGTGGTTTTTGTCAAAAGGCTTGTCCAAACGGTGCTATTGATTTTTCTCAAAAAATAGAAGAGTTAGAGCTAAAAGTTGGTGCTATACTTCTTGCTCCAGGTTTTGATACCTTTGATCCCTCGGGTCTTGATCAGTACTGCTACGGGAGGCTCCCACAGGTGATGACCGCCCATGAATTCGAAAGGCTTCTTTCAGCCTCAGGGCCTACTCGTGGGGATTTAAAAAGGCTTTTTGATGGGAAAACTCCCCGAAAAATCGCCTGGGTGCAGTGTGTGGGCTCGCGGGATATAAATCGTGCTCAAGTCCCTTATTGTTCTTCAATTTGTTGCATGTATGCCTTAAAGCAAGCGGTTATTGCCAAGGAACATGCCAAAGAAGAACTTTCTACCACCATCTTTTACATGGATATGCGCACCATGGGCAAAGGTTTTGAGGAATATCTTGAGCGGGCCAAGGAACAGGGAGTGCGCCTTGTGCGCTCGAGAATTCATAGCATTTTGCCTCATCTAGACTCTGTTCTAATCCATTATCTAGACGAAAAGGGCTCCTGCCACGATGAATTGTTTGATCTGGTGATCCTTTCGGTGGGTATAAGACCTCATCAGAGCCTATATAATATTGCCAAGGCTTCTCAGGCTGAGCTTGATTCCTTTGGTTTTTTGAAAGAAAGTCTTCTTGAGAGTCGCCCGGGTATTTTTGTTTGTGGCGAGGCTTCTGGGCCAAAAGATATCCCTGACACCGTTGCTGAGGCAAGTGCCTCTGCAGCTAGAGCTCAAGCGCTGCTTGCTGATGCACGCTTTCAAGAAACCCAAGAAAAAGCCTATCCGCCCGAAAGGTTTGTATTTCCTGAGCCTCCAAGGATAGGCGTTTTTGTCTGTCACTGTGGCTTAAACATTGCAAGTGTGGTGAACGTAAATGAAGTAGCCCGTTTTGCCGCTCACCTTCCAGACGTATGCCACGTAGAGGATAATCTTTTTACCTGCGCAGAAGATACTGTCCAAAAAATTATAAAAGCCATCAAAGAAAAAGCACTTAATCGCATTGTGGTGGCAGCCTGCACCCCGCGCACCCATGAACCCCTTTTTCAAGAAACACTTCGTGCTGCAGGGCTAAACAGTGAGCTCTTTGAAATGGCAAATATCAGGGACCAGGACTCCTGGGTGCATCCTGAGACCCCAGATAAAGCCACCCAAAAAGCCAAAGAACTTGTGGCCATGGCTGTTAACCGGGTACGCCTTAAAAGGCCTGTTTCAGCCCAACGTGTAGAGGTAATTAACCGAGGGCTTGTGGTTGGGGGTGGGCTTGCAGGGATGCAAGCAGCACTATCTCTTGCAGAGCAAGGATTCCCTGTAACCCTTGTGGAAGAAAAAGAAATCCTTGGGGGATACGCTTTGCGGGTCCCGCGTACGGTTTACGGAAAAAGGCTCCCAGATCTTGCCCTTGCACTTGCTGAAAAAGTTAGCCACCATCCTCTGATAGACTTACGCCTTAAAACCAGTGTCATCGATGTTTCCGGTTCGGTGGGTCAATTTAAGACAAAACTTTCTGACGGAACTGCGGTGGAACACGGGATAGCTATTTTAGCTACTGGTGCACACCCGTACATTCCCCATGGCCCCTATTCTTTTGGCTACGGGCAGTCAGAAAACATAAAGATTAGCCTTGAGCTAAACGAGCTCATCAAAACGCATCCTGAAAAGATTAAAAGTCTTCGAGAAGTAATTTTTGTTCAGTGTGTGGGCTCACGCATCCCTGAAAGGCCCTATTGCAGCAGGGTGTGTTGCACTCAAACGGTGGAGCAAATCATCACCCTTAAAGAAATAAATCCAAAACTTAAGATTTTTGTCCTTTACCGGGACATGCGCACCTATGGCAAAAATGAAATACTTTATCAGAAGGCGCGTGAACTCGGCGCTGTATTTATCCGATATGATCTTGATAGTCTTCCTGAGGTAAGCCCAGGCAAAACTTTAAGGCTAAGCGTCTTTGAGCCTGTTATCAAAAAGACTTTGGAACTTTGTCCTGACTTGCTGGTGCTTGCCACCGCTGTGATACCAAATGAAAGCGGCATTGCTGTGGCTAAGCTTTTTAAGTGTGCCACCACTCCTCAAGGGTTTATGCTTGAGGCCCATCAGAAACTTCGTCCTGTTGATTTTGCTACTGAAGGGGTCTTTATGGCAGGGCTTTGTCATTACCCTAAGTCCGCAGAAGAAAGTTTGAGGCAAGCTCTCGCAGCAGCGGCAAGGTCTGCTACCATCCTTGCCAAAAAAGAATTGCCACTTGAGCCCCTGGTGGCAGAGACTGACCCGCGCAAATGTTCCGCTTGTGGCCAGTGTGTGGCGGTCTGCCCGTACCAGGCCATACATCTCGAAGAGACTAAACCTTTCGGCAGGGTTTCGGTAGTTAATACCTCGCTTTGTAAGGGTTGCGGAAATTGTACGGCAAGTTGTCGTTCAGGTGCTATAAGACTTAAAAATATAGATGAAGAAATTGTTATCGCAAGTATCGAGGCTGCCTTTGGCAGATTGTGGTATTAA
- a CDS encoding hydrogenase iron-sulfur subunit, protein MTFEPKIIAFLCNWCSYAGADLAGVSRRAYPPSIRIVRVPCSSRVSPAMIFDALKSGADGVLVAGCHPGDCHYLTGNMFARRRFYMLKKLLEFTGLEPERVQFSWVSASEGDVFAAIVKEFTITLEKLGPNLNFRKIIKGEGFGFLCRKD, encoded by the coding sequence ATGACTTTTGAACCGAAAATCATTGCCTTTCTCTGCAACTGGTGTAGCTACGCAGGTGCTGACCTTGCCGGGGTTTCCCGTAGGGCTTATCCGCCTTCCATTCGTATTGTGAGAGTTCCTTGCTCGAGTCGTGTTTCCCCAGCCATGATTTTTGATGCCCTAAAGTCAGGGGCCGACGGTGTGCTGGTGGCAGGGTGTCATCCTGGAGACTGCCATTATCTTACGGGAAACATGTTTGCGCGCAGACGGTTCTATATGCTAAAAAAGCTCCTTGAATTTACAGGCCTTGAGCCTGAAAGAGTCCAGTTTTCTTGGGTCTCTGCCTCAGAAGGAGATGTTTTTGCAGCAATTGTTAAAGAATTTACGATAACTCTCGAAAAACTCGGTCCAAATTTAAATTTTAGAAAAATTATTAAGGGAGAAGGCTTTGGCTTCCTTTGCAGAAAAGATTAA
- a CDS encoding 4Fe-4S dicluster domain-containing protein, whose amino-acid sequence MASFAEKIKEAAKNVLKEGLASGILAYTKGQDIFCERITFVSTKDEISKIIWPSFGGLNPANYLKKLKGKKLALFAPGCVARAVVVLIKEGQIKREDVFLIGVPCPGMLDPKKLKNSFPQIIAIEDDFKENLTIKTPSTSKNLKRIDFLRDTCLYCKYPLPETYNILLPAEGKRPAKDPYALVEQIEGLDISLRSKWFWDQFLSRCIRCYACRNACPLCYCDFCFVDETRPAWIGKSRDPIDVALYHLVRAYHLAGRCVECGACQAACPFDIPVALLTKKLGKEALHAFGYEAGLSLEEPLLFNTFHENDPEDFIFTHKLKEQGKI is encoded by the coding sequence TTGGCTTCCTTTGCAGAAAAGATTAAAGAAGCTGCGAAAAATGTCCTTAAAGAGGGCCTGGCCTCTGGAATTTTGGCTTACACCAAAGGTCAAGATATTTTTTGCGAAAGAATAACTTTTGTCTCTACCAAAGATGAAATTTCTAAAATTATCTGGCCTTCTTTTGGGGGTCTTAACCCTGCTAACTATCTCAAAAAACTGAAAGGGAAAAAATTAGCCCTTTTTGCCCCCGGATGTGTAGCGCGCGCTGTGGTTGTGCTTATCAAAGAGGGTCAAATAAAAAGAGAAGATGTTTTTTTAATCGGTGTGCCCTGCCCTGGTATGCTTGACCCCAAAAAGCTAAAAAATTCATTCCCACAAATCATAGCAATCGAAGACGATTTTAAGGAAAACCTTACGATAAAAACCCCTTCAACTTCGAAAAACTTAAAAAGAATCGATTTTTTACGTGATACTTGCCTTTATTGCAAATATCCTTTGCCAGAAACCTATAACATTTTACTTCCAGCTGAAGGGAAAAGGCCTGCCAAAGACCCTTACGCCTTGGTGGAACAAATCGAAGGTTTAGACATTTCTTTGCGCAGTAAGTGGTTTTGGGATCAGTTTCTTTCACGCTGTATTCGTTGCTACGCCTGCCGCAATGCGTGTCCGCTTTGTTATTGTGATTTTTGTTTTGTTGACGAAACAAGGCCAGCTTGGATTGGGAAAAGCCGCGACCCTATAGATGTTGCCCTTTATCACCTTGTGCGAGCCTATCATTTGGCAGGCCGGTGCGTGGAATGTGGGGCCTGTCAGGCGGCCTGCCCTTTTGATATTCCTGTGGCTCTTCTTACTAAAAAACTTGGAAAAGAAGCTTTACACGCTTTTGGTTACGAGGCAGGGCTTTCCCTTGAAGAGCCGCTTCTTTTTAACACTTTTCACGAAAACGACCCTGAAGACTTTATATTTACCCACAAGCTGAAAGAACAAGGAAAAATTTAA
- a CDS encoding 4Fe-4S dicluster domain-containing protein gives MLYVLGREKLDNWLAFLEKKARLFVPGKEKFEPYQGNITFESKPLLSPKEFFLPPREPMLSFEVTPGAFPEKLSPSPDERIIFGVRACDAYALTLIKKVYQEDVFFSLRYKNTSLIGKACLAESTDCFCWAMGIDPFSGSGLDLLFLEKDEKLLLKPITEKGKTLVPVEAKEALPEDKALFNEIAKNFLKNKNPSPSLLRLKEKDLMTIYNASFWEKLSFACLNCGICTFLCPTCYCFDVHDEVVGEKGLRIRVPDSCMFLLYTQHASGHNPRRSPLARFRNRFMHKFKYFLDEYGEPLCVGCGRCNTNCPAGINLWEIIQAMGEV, from the coding sequence ATGCTTTACGTGTTAGGGCGCGAAAAACTGGATAATTGGCTAGCTTTTCTTGAAAAAAAGGCAAGGCTTTTTGTGCCGGGAAAAGAGAAGTTTGAACCCTATCAGGGAAATATCACCTTTGAAAGCAAACCTCTCCTTAGCCCCAAGGAGTTTTTTCTTCCTCCACGTGAGCCCATGCTTTCCTTTGAGGTAACTCCTGGAGCGTTTCCTGAAAAACTAAGCCCGTCTCCAGATGAGAGAATAATTTTTGGGGTGCGGGCCTGTGATGCTTACGCTTTAACCCTCATAAAAAAAGTCTATCAGGAAGATGTTTTTTTCTCTTTGCGATATAAAAACACAAGCCTTATCGGTAAGGCCTGCTTAGCAGAGAGCACGGATTGTTTTTGCTGGGCCATGGGTATTGACCCTTTTTCAGGATCGGGCTTAGATTTGCTCTTCCTTGAAAAAGATGAAAAACTCCTCTTAAAACCCATTACCGAAAAGGGAAAAACGCTTGTTCCTGTAGAAGCTAAAGAAGCTTTGCCAGAAGACAAAGCCTTATTCAACGAAATAGCTAAAAACTTTCTAAAAAATAAAAATCCCTCCCCTTCCCTTTTGCGCTTAAAAGAAAAAGACCTGATGACGATTTATAACGCGTCTTTTTGGGAAAAACTCTCCTTTGCTTGTCTTAACTGCGGGATATGTACGTTTCTTTGCCCTACTTGTTATTGTTTTGACGTGCATGATGAGGTTGTGGGCGAAAAGGGCCTGCGTATAAGGGTCCCTGACAGTTGCATGTTTCTTTTATACACCCAGCACGCCTCAGGGCATAACCCGCGCAGAAGTCCTCTTGCCAGGTTTAGAAACCGCTTTATGCACAAATTCAAATATTTTCTAGACGAATATGGAGAGCCTCTTTGTGTGGGATGCGGGCGGTGTAACACCAACTGTCCGGCAGGGATCAACCTTTGGGAGATAATACAGGCCATGGGTGAGGTTTAG
- a CDS encoding FAD/NAD(P)-binding protein → MYPVPARIEKIRVETEDGLIKSFYLRLLEEKPFVHKPGQFAMLSVLGKGECPIGIASSPKEELLMFSVFRTGLVTDALHRLSEGMVIGLRGPMGNGYPVESFCGKNIVLIAGGFAVTTLRTTLLYLLENRKDFGQITMIYGARSPGLLLYRDELKAWQKRKDLNLYLTVDREVAGWDGLVGFVPQITEKIAPSGKESVALVCGPPIMIKFTLPILEKLGFSPQDIYLSLENKMRCGLGLCRHCNVGPALVCKDGPVFTLAQLKRLPQEY, encoded by the coding sequence ATGTATCCGGTGCCAGCCCGTATTGAAAAAATCCGCGTGGAAACCGAAGACGGCCTGATAAAAAGTTTTTACCTGCGCTTGTTAGAAGAAAAACCTTTTGTTCACAAACCAGGGCAGTTTGCGATGCTTTCTGTTTTGGGAAAGGGAGAATGCCCTATTGGTATTGCCTCTTCTCCCAAAGAAGAACTCCTAATGTTTTCTGTCTTTAGGACTGGTCTTGTTACCGATGCCTTGCACCGTTTGAGCGAAGGGATGGTAATTGGTTTAAGAGGCCCAATGGGAAACGGCTATCCGGTAGAGTCTTTTTGCGGGAAAAACATAGTGCTTATTGCAGGGGGCTTTGCCGTTACAACTCTTAGGACAACTCTTCTTTATCTTCTGGAAAACCGCAAAGACTTTGGCCAAATCACCATGATCTACGGTGCAAGAAGCCCTGGGCTTTTACTTTACCGCGATGAACTCAAGGCCTGGCAAAAACGAAAAGACTTAAACCTATACCTTACGGTTGACAGGGAAGTCGCTGGCTGGGATGGACTGGTAGGTTTTGTCCCGCAGATTACCGAAAAAATAGCACCTAGCGGGAAAGAAAGTGTAGCCCTTGTTTGCGGACCCCCGATAATGATTAAATTTACCCTTCCAATTCTTGAAAAACTTGGATTTTCCCCTCAGGATATCTATCTTTCATTAGAAAATAAAATGCGTTGTGGCCTTGGTCTTTGTCGCCATTGCAATGTAGGGCCTGCTCTTGTTTGTAAAGATGGCCCGGTATTTACCCTTGCTCAGCTTAAGCGCTTGCCTCAAGAATATTAG
- a CDS encoding bacteriohemerythrin, which produces MSFIKWQDEFLVGIPEIDAQHEQLIETLNRLHALLRSKTPPKEEVYDVLEFLNHYTIEHFGTEETKMRETPGFPQDLLERHLKQHRYFVDKVQEFRGVLDDYHEGLNERRNVLDLFAFLSYWLCEHIMKIDKETARYFNGTNPNILEASA; this is translated from the coding sequence ATGTCTTTTATCAAATGGCAGGACGAATTCCTGGTTGGCATTCCCGAAATAGACGCCCAGCACGAACAACTTATCGAAACCCTTAACCGGCTCCACGCGCTTTTGCGTAGCAAAACCCCTCCCAAGGAAGAAGTATATGACGTCTTAGAGTTTCTAAATCACTACACCATTGAACATTTTGGCACCGAAGAGACCAAGATGAGAGAAACCCCCGGCTTCCCCCAAGATCTCCTTGAGCGCCATTTAAAACAACATCGCTACTTTGTAGACAAAGTCCAGGAGTTTCGAGGGGTGCTTGATGATTACCACGAAGGGCTAAATGAAAGAAGAAACGTGTTAGATCTTTTTGCCTTTTTAAGCTACTGGCTATGCGAGCATATCATGAAGATAGACAAAGAAACAGCGCGTTATTTCAACGGTACTAACCCTAATATTCTTGAGGCAAGCGCTTAA